A window of Amycolatopsis australiensis contains these coding sequences:
- a CDS encoding ArsR/SmtB family transcription factor: MQIATEERVTDHIEVDEITAQGLLDALVDPVRRSIVRQLFASDTDIACGHFDINVSRSTGTHHFKVLRQAGVIRQYYVGTSKMNTLRRADLESVAPGLIEAIMAMPETARRPAGADSGRH; encoded by the coding sequence GTGCAGATCGCCACCGAGGAGCGCGTCACCGACCACATCGAGGTGGACGAGATCACCGCGCAAGGCTTGCTCGACGCTCTCGTCGACCCGGTCCGGCGCAGCATCGTCCGCCAGCTGTTCGCCTCCGACACGGACATCGCGTGCGGCCACTTCGACATCAACGTCAGCCGATCCACCGGCACGCACCACTTCAAGGTGCTCCGGCAGGCCGGCGTCATCCGCCAGTACTACGTCGGCACGTCGAAGATGAACACCCTGCGGCGAGCGGATCTGGAGTCCGTCGCCCCCGGCCTGATCGAAGCGATCATGGCCATGCCGGAGACCGCCCGCCGGCCGGCCGGGGCGGACTCCGGCCGGCACTGA
- a CDS encoding helix-turn-helix transcriptional regulator, with product MTSKQRVADRREQLSEFLRARRARVKPADVGLPEGGRRNTPGLRREEVALLAGVSASWYTWLEQGRNIRVSAAVLDSISSALALDPVDRVHLYNLAEMNPPKIEFSATESERRVLEHFARAVRHPAFIVDKYWDILYANPPAARIIRLDEDSENFLELFFLDRRYRDIYVNWDEVAECFVGSLRIRAGTEPDDAELADLVSRLSRDWTFRSLWKRHSTAHSKARVVTLRTPDEGEQNYDATSLDLSGCDDIHLIGYIPQD from the coding sequence ATGACGTCGAAACAGCGTGTTGCGGACCGCAGGGAACAGCTCAGCGAATTCCTCAGGGCAAGGCGGGCGCGGGTGAAACCGGCGGACGTCGGCCTCCCCGAAGGAGGGCGCCGCAATACTCCCGGCCTGCGCCGGGAAGAAGTCGCATTACTGGCCGGAGTAAGCGCCTCCTGGTACACCTGGCTCGAACAGGGACGTAACATCCGCGTTTCGGCAGCGGTACTCGACTCGATTTCCTCGGCGCTCGCGCTCGACCCGGTCGATCGGGTCCACCTCTACAACCTGGCTGAGATGAATCCACCGAAGATCGAATTCTCCGCGACGGAAAGCGAGCGACGCGTGCTCGAGCACTTCGCGCGGGCGGTACGCCATCCGGCGTTCATCGTCGACAAGTACTGGGACATCCTGTACGCGAACCCGCCGGCCGCCCGGATCATCCGGCTGGACGAGGACTCGGAGAACTTCCTGGAACTGTTCTTCCTGGACCGGCGTTATCGCGACATCTACGTGAACTGGGACGAGGTCGCCGAATGCTTCGTCGGCAGCCTGCGCATCCGCGCCGGAACCGAGCCGGACGACGCCGAACTGGCCGACCTGGTGAGCAGGCTGAGCCGCGACTGGACGTTCCGCTCGTTGTGGAAGCGGCATTCGACGGCCCACAGCAAGGCCCGCGTCGTGACACTGCGCACCCCGGACGAGGGCGAGCAGAACTACGACGCGACGTCCCTGGACCTCAGCGGTTGCGACGACATTCACCTCATCGGGTACATCCCGCAGGACTGA
- a CDS encoding MFS transporter, whose amino-acid sequence MGSPVTSDLAAPAAAGRTAVKIAALAAGFVMASLDTTVVNVAGARIQQDLAVSVTELTWIVDGYVLTFAALLLLAGGMANRLGSLRVYMWGMAVFVAASLACAVAPDGAFLIGARLVQGAGAALFMPSSLALLVRSFPDTRQRTRILGLWSAIVATASGIGPTVGGLMVSAFGWPSIFLINLPIGLLGAVLTWRYITPTARKGAPVPFGGHALAIAMVAAMCFALIEGPEQGWLAPAVLIAYAVAIASAAALVLRERKTSSHVIPWELFRLPPFAGGNVIGFLFNFALFGGIFVLGLFLQQARGVAPFTAGLQLLPMTVFFPISNIVYSKISGRYSNGLLLTVFLGIAAASTVSLVFISPATSYWQLALAMGLANIGAGIISPAMTAVLVDAAGVEHAAIAGSVLNANRQFGSLFGIAAMGVAISVNHDWYARASVAFAAITIAYLLGAVCAWRTVWKPRLRQ is encoded by the coding sequence ATGGGCAGTCCCGTGACGTCGGATCTGGCGGCGCCCGCCGCGGCCGGCCGGACCGCGGTGAAGATCGCCGCGCTGGCCGCCGGCTTCGTCATGGCTTCGCTCGACACCACCGTCGTGAACGTCGCCGGTGCGCGCATCCAGCAGGACCTGGCCGTGTCGGTCACCGAGCTGACCTGGATTGTGGACGGGTACGTGCTGACCTTCGCCGCCCTGCTGCTGCTCGCCGGCGGCATGGCGAACCGGCTGGGCAGCCTGCGCGTCTACATGTGGGGCATGGCCGTGTTCGTCGCCGCGTCCCTCGCCTGCGCGGTGGCGCCGGACGGCGCGTTCCTGATCGGCGCGCGGCTGGTGCAGGGCGCCGGCGCCGCCCTGTTCATGCCCAGCTCGCTCGCGTTGCTCGTGCGGTCGTTCCCCGACACGCGGCAGCGGACCCGGATCCTGGGCCTGTGGTCGGCCATCGTCGCCACGGCGTCGGGCATCGGCCCGACGGTCGGCGGCCTCATGGTCTCGGCGTTCGGCTGGCCGAGCATCTTCCTGATCAACCTGCCGATCGGGCTGCTCGGCGCGGTGCTGACGTGGCGGTACATCACGCCCACGGCACGCAAGGGCGCTCCGGTACCGTTCGGCGGGCACGCGCTGGCCATCGCCATGGTCGCCGCGATGTGCTTCGCGCTCATCGAAGGCCCCGAGCAGGGTTGGCTCGCCCCGGCCGTCCTCATCGCCTACGCGGTCGCGATCGCCTCCGCCGCGGCGCTGGTACTGCGGGAGCGGAAGACGTCGTCGCACGTCATCCCGTGGGAGCTGTTCCGGCTGCCGCCGTTCGCCGGCGGCAACGTGATCGGGTTCCTGTTCAACTTCGCGCTTTTCGGCGGGATTTTCGTCCTCGGGTTGTTCCTGCAGCAAGCGCGCGGCGTCGCGCCGTTCACGGCCGGGCTGCAGCTGCTGCCGATGACGGTGTTCTTCCCCATTTCGAACATCGTTTACTCGAAGATCTCCGGCCGGTACTCCAACGGACTACTGCTGACGGTTTTCCTCGGCATCGCCGCGGCTTCGACGGTCAGCCTGGTGTTCATCTCGCCCGCGACGTCGTATTGGCAGCTGGCGCTGGCGATGGGCCTGGCGAACATCGGGGCGGGCATCATTTCCCCGGCGATGACCGCCGTTCTCGTCGACGCGGCCGGGGTCGAACACGCCGCCATAGCAGGTTCGGTGCTGAACGCCAACCGCCAGTTCGGTTCTCTGTTCGGCATCGCCGCGATGGGCGTCGCGATCAGCGTGAACCACGATTGGTACGCACGCGCCTCGGTCGCATTCGCCGCGATCACCATCGCCTACCTGCTGGGTGCGGTCTGCGCCTGGCGCACGGTGTGGAAGCCGCGATTGCGACAGTGA